A part of Desulfomicrobium baculatum DSM 4028 genomic DNA contains:
- a CDS encoding flagellar protein FlaG — translation MKITSLAYEPQDLLAPVEHTTQLKSDLEYADRAESGGLQDRQQGMESDQSEEISLQKLQNLTDAVDSYMSSLGVNLKFHIDERTDTVQVEVRDPDTHKLIRKIPADEMLDLADSIEKMVGLFLDRAL, via the coding sequence ATGAAAATAACCTCTCTCGCCTACGAGCCCCAGGACCTGCTGGCGCCCGTTGAGCACACGACTCAACTCAAATCCGATCTCGAATACGCGGACCGTGCCGAATCGGGCGGGCTTCAGGACCGGCAGCAAGGCATGGAGTCTGACCAGTCGGAAGAAATTTCCTTGCAGAAATTGCAGAACCTGACCGATGCGGTAGATTCCTACATGTCTTCCTTGGGCGTGAACCTGAAATTTCACATCGACGAGCGTACCGACACGGTCCAGGTCGAGGTGCGTGACCCGGATACCCATAAACTGATCCGCAAGATCCCCGCCGACGAAATGCTTGATCTGGCCGACTCCATAGAAAAAATGGTGGGGCTGTTTCTGGACAGAGCCCTGTAG
- a CDS encoding flagellar hook protein FlgE, whose translation MGLSASLYSGTSGLKAHGEDMTVIGNNISNVSTIGFKGSRMYFEDALSQQITTASGSGQVGRGVSVGTVMGDFSQGSLESTTEATDLAIGGNGFFMVSPAGQEVNYYTRAGNFRFDEEGYLVDPRGYRLQGWEVQQANTSAAASGDTTAQATTGVQILGVPQDVKLENFQSPPQATSRVDLILNVDSSSEDKSVSPTDPFTALFDTYDATAAEPIGEASYAYQTTIKVYDENGSSHNMTVYMDPVANVEVTGAAAGKRYWEYIIAVPPGEDNRDFWGAGDEKRGILMSGTLTFNAAGELENMSAFTVNDLTADPELPASWVPANFSQNGYPICTANFLGAANGSTTGSGILAESENTKNIEINFGVRNKTSSWEPGPAIPPAAATGQDNLGDYPTIDTSGATPVLVGSLGAINGFASTEISALSSTNYSTGSTTIFQAQDGYTAGFLQNISVDRDGVITGRYSNGQVLQLFAVTLATFNNNYALYREGGNLFSETRSSGPPITGLANTGGKGSIASNSLEQSNVDLATEFVKMITTEKGFQANSKTITTVDQMLTVLIQLKR comes from the coding sequence ATGGGTTTGTCAGCATCACTGTACTCCGGGACCAGCGGTCTCAAGGCTCATGGCGAGGATATGACCGTCATCGGCAACAACATATCCAACGTCTCGACCATCGGATTCAAGGGCTCGCGCATGTATTTCGAGGATGCGCTGAGTCAGCAGATCACCACCGCGTCCGGCAGCGGACAGGTGGGGCGTGGTGTTTCCGTGGGAACGGTCATGGGTGATTTTTCCCAGGGATCCCTGGAAAGCACCACGGAAGCCACGGACTTGGCTATTGGCGGCAACGGCTTCTTCATGGTCTCGCCCGCCGGGCAGGAGGTCAACTACTATACCCGCGCCGGAAACTTCCGCTTCGACGAGGAAGGCTACCTGGTCGATCCGCGAGGCTACCGCCTGCAGGGGTGGGAAGTGCAGCAGGCGAACACCAGCGCGGCCGCCAGCGGCGATACGACGGCGCAGGCCACCACCGGCGTGCAGATTCTGGGCGTTCCCCAGGATGTGAAGCTGGAGAATTTTCAGTCGCCGCCGCAGGCCACAAGCCGGGTCGACCTGATCCTGAACGTGGATTCCAGTTCTGAGGACAAGTCGGTCAGCCCTACGGACCCGTTCACCGCGCTTTTCGACACGTATGACGCCACCGCCGCAGAGCCGATCGGAGAGGCGAGCTACGCCTATCAGACGACCATCAAAGTGTACGATGAAAACGGTTCTTCGCACAATATGACGGTCTACATGGACCCGGTCGCCAATGTCGAAGTGACCGGTGCCGCCGCAGGCAAGCGGTATTGGGAATACATCATCGCGGTGCCGCCCGGAGAAGACAATCGGGATTTCTGGGGCGCTGGAGACGAGAAGCGCGGAATACTCATGAGCGGCACCTTGACCTTCAACGCGGCCGGCGAACTTGAGAACATGTCCGCGTTTACGGTGAACGATCTTACAGCCGATCCTGAACTTCCGGCATCCTGGGTCCCGGCCAACTTCTCGCAGAACGGTTATCCCATTTGCACCGCCAACTTTCTGGGGGCCGCGAATGGCAGCACCACAGGTTCGGGTATTCTTGCCGAGAGTGAAAACACAAAGAACATAGAGATTAATTTCGGCGTGCGAAACAAGACATCCTCATGGGAACCGGGACCTGCAATTCCCCCTGCCGCGGCAACCGGTCAGGATAACCTGGGGGATTACCCGACAATCGATACGTCAGGCGCCACGCCTGTGCTGGTTGGTAGCCTCGGCGCGATAAACGGTTTCGCCTCGACGGAAATCAGCGCCCTGTCATCCACCAACTACAGCACCGGCTCGACGACCATCTTCCAGGCCCAGGATGGATATACCGCCGGGTTCCTGCAGAACATCTCCGTGGACCGCGACGGCGTCATCACCGGCCGCTATTCCAACGGTCAGGTCCTGCAACTCTTCGCCGTGACCCTGGCCACGTTCAACAACAACTACGCCTTGTACCGCGAGGGCGGGAACCTCTTCTCCGAGACCCGTTCCTCCGGGCCGCCCATCACCGGTCTGGCCAACACCGGCGGCAAGGGCAGCATCGCATCCAACTCCCTGGAGCAGTCCAACGTGGACCTGGCTACGGAGTTCGTAAAGATGATCACCACGGAAAAAGGCTTCCAGGCCAACTCCAAGACCATCACCACCGTCGACCAGATGCTGACCGTACTGATCCAGCTCAAGCGTTAG
- a CDS encoding flagellar hook assembly protein FlgD: MIDQILQQQGGFYGADTAAKNDVLGKDAFLKLLVTQLQNQDPLNPLDDKEFIAQLAQFSSLEQMTNISEGIKGLSDKTAQQDMLSAVNYIGKEVTASGDGITKSGNYVTPVYFTLGGAAAQVYANVYDENNNIVRTEKFTSMQAGEFAFTWDGLDYNGNSANSGQYNVYFSAESPTGATVFVDTEVSGTVTALEQGDGETFFRLSDGRKISFSDIKKVIQPVVAEE; this comes from the coding sequence ATGATCGATCAGATTTTGCAGCAGCAGGGTGGTTTTTACGGCGCGGACACGGCAGCGAAGAACGACGTTCTGGGTAAAGACGCCTTCTTGAAGCTTCTGGTGACCCAGTTGCAGAATCAGGATCCCCTGAATCCTCTCGACGACAAGGAATTCATTGCCCAGCTGGCGCAGTTTTCGAGCCTGGAGCAGATGACCAACATTTCCGAGGGCATCAAGGGTCTGAGTGACAAGACTGCCCAGCAGGATATGCTCAGCGCCGTCAACTACATCGGCAAGGAAGTCACGGCTTCCGGAGACGGGATCACCAAGAGCGGAAATTACGTGACCCCGGTCTACTTCACCCTGGGGGGCGCCGCTGCGCAGGTTTACGCCAACGTGTACGATGAAAACAACAATATCGTGCGCACCGAGAAGTTCACCTCCATGCAGGCCGGAGAGTTCGCGTTCACTTGGGACGGCCTCGACTACAACGGGAATTCGGCCAACAGCGGCCAGTACAATGTATATTTTTCAGCGGAAAGCCCAACCGGGGCAACGGTTTTTGTCGACACGGAAGTCTCCGGCACCGTGACCGCCCTTGAACAGGGCGACGGGGAGACGTTCTTCCGGCTGAGCGACGGACGCAAGATCAGTTTCAGCGACATCAAGAAGGTCATCCAGCCGGTTGTGGCGGAAGAGTAG
- a CDS encoding flagellar hook-length control protein FliK — protein MQFFPASMSHGAQSFRANSAFEMPDSRPGQDFHGLFSAHLEQPDVTSASPQTDQPQPASNNEQVYADDHGPAGDSSGGGFGGSASFADQNVSEGSDAAGHEEDRAEERGRETAKAAVRQPEASSTEQAISSTGGPAEDDPAVLHTQAGEQDADSTGDSVAVAAQELLDSLAAEASAQGADRDKPGVSDKIEALHELLRQFRKSDPATRSGLAVALGEQVKSLKAEFAAEALKRADGAGEQGQKNGRAEKASSRVMQKIEALLSRLETFQTAGREAVNIGQERTMVAASVAAKAGVMAGEEGGRARSGRALLAEAAETLGTDSEPLTRKHGAGVESENHAAHKSGKGSEITFRSAARVSQTSDAAQGQSGARSAALEVPDGKSASTLETAEESLASEQQHGESVATGADRKHAAVKDPGSAGRNENEMTRSGLAAAGTRTATAKDGSGQSVPLDAGSTLQEGEAVSTASAAAVDSKSGKKQPDARQGFFGTPDREKSSSSTSRAAQTAGNVKNAPESQTLTQTAAQNSQSQFQQRLESPVSARSAQVYQQVETGAFRNLGQGVKQLVIRLDPADLGQVSVILQMRGKEVQAVLRSSNQETSLALNEQLGQLRTQLEAQGLKVGKLEVQTQLADSQSQSQWQGAENHNRYQENQELAMSAKRWRTLERGGPDLVRDVHNSGHREKVSQSGLDIFA, from the coding sequence ATGCAGTTTTTTCCCGCATCGATGTCCCACGGGGCGCAGTCCTTTCGCGCAAACAGCGCGTTTGAAATGCCCGATTCACGGCCCGGCCAGGATTTTCACGGCCTGTTTTCGGCGCATCTGGAGCAGCCGGATGTGACCTCCGCATCCCCTCAAACCGACCAGCCCCAGCCGGCTTCCAATAACGAACAGGTTTACGCGGATGATCATGGCCCGGCCGGCGACAGTTCGGGCGGCGGGTTTGGCGGATCTGCCTCGTTTGCGGATCAGAATGTTTCCGAGGGTTCGGACGCTGCCGGGCACGAGGAAGACCGTGCGGAAGAGAGGGGACGTGAAACGGCAAAAGCTGCCGTGCGGCAGCCCGAAGCTTCAAGCACTGAACAGGCAATTTCTTCAACCGGCGGCCCAGCCGAAGATGATCCTGCTGTTTTGCATACGCAGGCCGGAGAACAGGACGCGGATAGTACGGGTGATTCCGTCGCAGTCGCGGCGCAGGAGCTGCTCGACAGCCTGGCCGCCGAAGCCTCGGCGCAGGGCGCAGATCGTGATAAGCCAGGGGTTTCCGACAAAATCGAGGCCCTGCATGAACTTCTCCGTCAGTTCCGGAAGAGCGACCCCGCGACCCGCAGCGGTCTGGCCGTGGCTCTGGGCGAACAGGTCAAGAGCCTGAAGGCGGAATTTGCCGCCGAGGCTTTGAAACGGGCTGATGGCGCCGGGGAGCAGGGGCAAAAAAACGGGCGCGCCGAGAAGGCCTCTTCTCGCGTGATGCAGAAGATCGAAGCCCTCTTGTCCAGGCTGGAAACATTCCAGACGGCGGGCCGCGAGGCCGTGAATATCGGCCAGGAGCGGACCATGGTCGCTGCATCCGTTGCCGCGAAAGCGGGCGTCATGGCGGGAGAAGAGGGCGGCCGAGCCCGTTCCGGCAGGGCTCTGCTTGCAGAGGCGGCCGAGACGCTGGGGACGGACAGCGAACCCCTGACCCGCAAGCACGGTGCCGGCGTTGAGTCCGAAAACCATGCTGCGCACAAAAGCGGCAAGGGCTCGGAAATCACTTTTCGGTCGGCTGCGCGCGTAAGCCAGACTTCGGATGCGGCGCAAGGCCAATCCGGGGCCCGCAGCGCAGCTCTTGAGGTTCCCGACGGGAAAAGCGCCTCGACGCTTGAAACCGCCGAAGAATCTCTTGCGTCTGAACAGCAGCACGGGGAATCCGTCGCCACCGGCGCGGATCGGAAACATGCCGCCGTAAAGGATCCAGGCAGCGCCGGTCGCAACGAGAACGAAATGACCCGCAGCGGCCTGGCTGCGGCCGGAACCAGGACTGCCACGGCAAAGGACGGCTCCGGTCAGTCGGTACCGCTGGACGCGGGCTCAACGTTACAGGAGGGCGAGGCGGTTTCCACCGCAAGCGCGGCGGCCGTTGATTCCAAGAGTGGGAAAAAACAGCCTGATGCCCGCCAGGGGTTCTTCGGGACCCCGGATAGGGAAAAGTCTTCCTCGTCCACATCCCGCGCAGCTCAGACCGCCGGGAACGTGAAGAATGCTCCGGAATCCCAGACCCTGACCCAGACCGCTGCCCAGAATTCCCAGAGCCAGTTTCAGCAACGGCTGGAGTCTCCTGTCAGCGCACGTAGCGCCCAAGTCTATCAGCAGGTCGAGACCGGGGCCTTTAGGAATCTGGGCCAGGGCGTGAAGCAGCTGGTCATTCGTCTCGACCCGGCCGATCTGGGACAGGTCAGCGTCATCCTGCAGATGCGGGGCAAGGAAGTGCAGGCTGTGCTCAGGTCCAGCAATCAGGAGACATCCTTGGCCTTGAATGAGCAGTTGGGGCAGCTGCGAACACAGCTTGAAGCCCAGGGGCTCAAGGTGGGGAAACTCGAAGTGCAGACGCAATTGGCCGACTCCCAGAGCCAGTCGCAGTGGCAGGGCGCAGAAAATCACAACCGCTATCAGGAGAACCAGGAATTGGCCATGTCGGCCAAGCGTTGGCGCACTCTGGAGCGGGGCGGCCCCGATCTGGTCCGGGATGTGCACAATAGCGGGCACAGGGAAAAAGTTTCCCAAAGCGGCCTGGATATTTTTGCCTGA
- a CDS encoding DUF2878 domain-containing protein, whose product MWTKLINFGLFQAGWFACVLGAAFGQVWLGTGLGVVFVMTHLALVPNRAGEMRLLIFALCVGLVVDSVHMRTGALVFFEGNVFPGLAPPWILVLWMQIASTLRFSLSWLEGRYVFGCFLGACCGVLAYAAGVRLGAAGFGTDSTRALLQIGFGWGLALPFLLLVARRISRGHETERYQIFW is encoded by the coding sequence ATGTGGACAAAACTGATCAATTTCGGGCTGTTTCAGGCTGGCTGGTTTGCCTGTGTGCTGGGCGCCGCTTTCGGCCAGGTTTGGCTCGGCACCGGCCTCGGGGTGGTTTTTGTGATGACCCATCTGGCCCTGGTGCCGAATCGCGCGGGGGAGATGCGGCTTTTAATCTTTGCTCTTTGTGTTGGCCTTGTTGTCGATTCTGTGCACATGCGCACCGGGGCGCTCGTTTTTTTCGAGGGGAATGTTTTTCCTGGCCTGGCTCCACCCTGGATTCTTGTCTTGTGGATGCAGATCGCCTCCACATTGCGTTTTTCCTTGAGTTGGCTCGAGGGGCGCTATGTGTTTGGATGCTTTCTGGGGGCCTGTTGCGGGGTTCTGGCCTATGCGGCGGGGGTTCGCCTTGGAGCGGCCGGATTCGGGACGGACTCCACGCGGGCCCTGCTCCAAATCGGGTTCGGTTGGGGTCTGGCCTTGCCGTTTTTGCTTCTTGTCGCGCGAAGGATTTCACGCGGGCATGAAACGGAGCGGTATCAGATTTTCTGGTAA
- a CDS encoding DUF1365 family protein translates to MNSRIYVGTLSHARTHEAEHGFDYDLHLYALDVDELDRLDAATRWFGHNRLRPLALHDRDYLYRGRAGLREKVLRALHENGVDLAPSRIVLITALRQFHYIFNPASFFYCYDSSGRLACVLVQVNNTFGETHLYVLAPEDEHGRFAAQKAFHVSPFFPRRGRYEFLFSEPGEELAISITYFLDDQQALKASFIGTARPMISRNLALMVLGHPLRAALTFPRIVVQAARLYFRKKLAVHPKPEPLSSMTIRQAPPTVLEAFGKWALKRFFRKLDHGQLILALPDGGEENFGPPGSKPRACLLVHRSRFFSRVMLSGDIGFGEAYVDGDWSSPELVRLLCLLAQREDVLNDRRFWPALAGRALNFMSHLRRPNTVAGSRRNIGEHYDLGNDFYRLFLDSTMSYSGGIFQNEQDSLEDSQFAKMQAIIDMAGIGADDHVLEIGCGWGGFALEAVRRTGCRVTGITISKKQFEWATRRVLEEGMEDRISILLTDYRHVQGSFSAIVSIEMLEAVGHRNLPLYFQTLERLLATDGRAVLQVITMPDQKYRAYRLGSDWIRKHIFPGGHLPSIGAMAQAMGARSRLGITRMEDIGLHYARTLELWRLALMARGDEVTRLGFDQNFLRKWEYYFSYCEAGFRSRTVRNYQLLLSRMGESSGACRA, encoded by the coding sequence ATGAATTCGCGGATTTATGTCGGAACCCTGAGTCATGCGCGCACCCATGAGGCTGAGCATGGCTTTGATTACGACCTGCATCTGTATGCCCTGGATGTTGACGAACTGGACCGATTGGATGCCGCCACGCGCTGGTTCGGGCACAACCGATTGCGGCCCCTGGCCCTGCACGATCGTGACTATCTCTATCGTGGACGCGCGGGGCTGCGGGAAAAGGTGCTGCGTGCCCTGCACGAAAACGGGGTGGATCTTGCACCCTCGCGTATCGTGCTGATCACGGCCCTGCGCCAGTTTCATTACATATTCAACCCGGCCAGCTTCTTTTACTGTTATGACTCCTCCGGCCGCCTCGCCTGCGTCCTGGTGCAGGTCAACAATACTTTTGGCGAGACCCACCTCTACGTGCTCGCGCCAGAGGACGAGCACGGACGCTTTGCAGCGCAAAAGGCTTTTCACGTCTCCCCTTTTTTTCCGCGCCGTGGGCGTTACGAGTTTCTGTTCTCCGAACCCGGGGAAGAGCTTGCCATCTCCATCACGTATTTTCTTGACGACCAGCAGGCTCTCAAAGCCTCGTTCATCGGCACGGCCCGGCCAATGATCAGCCGCAATCTGGCGCTGATGGTCCTGGGGCACCCCCTGCGGGCCGCCCTGACCTTCCCGCGTATCGTCGTTCAGGCGGCGCGGCTTTATTTCCGCAAGAAACTTGCGGTTCATCCAAAACCCGAGCCGCTTTCGTCCATGACGATCAGGCAGGCTCCGCCAACGGTGCTTGAGGCCTTTGGCAAATGGGCTTTGAAACGTTTTTTTCGGAAGCTGGATCATGGACAGCTGATCCTGGCTCTGCCGGACGGAGGTGAAGAAAATTTTGGTCCGCCCGGAAGCAAACCTCGGGCTTGTCTGTTGGTGCACAGATCGCGTTTTTTCAGCCGCGTCATGCTGTCCGGGGATATCGGTTTTGGGGAGGCCTATGTCGACGGTGACTGGAGCAGCCCGGAACTGGTCCGACTGCTCTGCCTGTTGGCGCAGCGGGAAGATGTCTTGAATGATCGGCGTTTCTGGCCTGCCCTGGCCGGGAGAGCGCTTAATTTCATGTCGCATCTGCGCCGCCCCAACACTGTCGCCGGGAGTCGGCGCAACATTGGCGAACATTATGATTTGGGAAACGACTTTTACAGGCTCTTTCTGGATTCGACCATGTCCTATTCCGGAGGAATTTTTCAAAACGAACAGGATTCTCTTGAAGATTCCCAGTTCGCCAAGATGCAGGCCATCATCGACATGGCCGGCATCGGTGCGGACGACCATGTGCTGGAGATCGGTTGCGGCTGGGGCGGCTTTGCACTGGAAGCGGTGCGGCGCACAGGTTGCCGGGTGACGGGTATCACCATTTCGAAAAAGCAGTTCGAGTGGGCCACGCGCAGGGTTCTGGAAGAGGGCATGGAAGACAGGATCAGCATTCTCTTGACCGACTATCGTCATGTGCAGGGCAGTTTTAGCGCCATTGTTTCCATCGAGATGCTTGAGGCCGTGGGACATCGAAATCTGCCCTTGTATTTTCAGACGCTTGAGCGCCTGCTCGCTACGGACGGGCGAGCCGTACTGCAGGTCATCACTATGCCCGACCAGAAATACCGGGCTTACCGCTTGGGATCGGACTGGATACGTAAGCACATTTTTCCCGGTGGCCATTTGCCGTCCATCGGGGCCATGGCCCAGGCCATGGGCGCACGGAGCCGGCTGGGTATCACGCGCATGGAGGATATAGGACTGCATTACGCCCGAACCCTGGAGTTGTGGCGGTTGGCGCTCATGGCCCGCGGCGACGAGGTCACGAGGCTGGGTTTTGATCAGAATTTTTTGCGCAAGTGGGAGTATTATTTCAGTTATTGCGAAGCCGGTTTTCGTAGCCGCACAGTGCGCAACTATCAGCTTCTGCTTTCCCGCATGGGTGAATCGAGCGGGGCTTGCCGCGCATGA
- a CDS encoding NAD(P)/FAD-dependent oxidoreductase, whose protein sequence is MKENRTDAKKTVAVIGGGVAGIVAAHLLQDTREVTIFEKENYLGGHTHSVSVPDGPDEGTPVDTGFIVFNEATYPLFINFLQELEVPSRETQMSFGFHCECTGLTYAGTDLAGIFAQRSNLFSARYYRFLVEIARFCRQGKADLKGGQELGTLDEYLLRHRFSPFMVENYLLPMAAAIWSTPAGRVGQFPALSFLRFFHNHGLLSLLDRPRWRTVSGGSSSYVRAFLRRFCGTVRLDAPIARVLRTAAGVSVEVVGEEPRIFDDVFIAAHADQALRLLGDPSPEESRHLGAWRYEENTTVLHTDVSVLPPSPRAWACWNFRREAEEESRVFVTYAMNLLQGLAARKQYMVTLNRPSPHDESQVLASLVYHHPVYTRESMATQSLLSSLNGRRNTYFCGSYFGFGFHEDAVRSSHNAVEQFRRNG, encoded by the coding sequence ATGAAAGAAAACAGGACTGACGCCAAAAAGACAGTGGCCGTCATTGGCGGGGGCGTGGCCGGGATTGTGGCAGCGCATCTCCTGCAAGACACCCGCGAGGTGACCATCTTCGAGAAGGAGAATTATCTGGGTGGTCACACCCATTCCGTCTCCGTACCGGACGGTCCGGACGAGGGGACGCCTGTGGACACGGGCTTTATCGTCTTCAATGAAGCCACGTACCCGCTTTTCATCAATTTCTTGCAAGAGCTCGAAGTCCCGTCCCGGGAAACACAGATGTCGTTCGGATTCCATTGCGAGTGCACAGGGCTGACCTATGCCGGTACGGACCTGGCCGGGATTTTCGCCCAGCGATCCAATTTGTTTTCGGCGCGCTATTACCGTTTTCTGGTCGAGATTGCCCGTTTTTGCCGTCAGGGCAAGGCGGATCTCAAGGGCGGACAGGAGCTTGGCACTCTGGACGAATACCTGCTCCGCCATCGCTTTTCGCCCTTTATGGTCGAGAACTACCTTTTGCCCATGGCCGCAGCCATCTGGTCGACTCCGGCCGGCCGGGTGGGGCAGTTTCCGGCTCTTTCCTTCCTGCGTTTCTTCCATAATCACGGCCTCCTCTCCCTACTTGATCGTCCGCGCTGGAGAACGGTTTCCGGCGGAAGCTCCAGCTATGTCCGGGCATTTTTGCGCCGTTTTTGCGGAACGGTGAGACTTGATGCGCCCATTGCCAGGGTCCTGCGCACGGCTGCGGGGGTGAGCGTTGAGGTCGTGGGCGAGGAGCCCCGTATTTTTGATGACGTCTTCATCGCGGCCCATGCCGATCAGGCTCTGCGCCTTTTGGGCGATCCTTCACCCGAGGAGTCGCGGCATCTCGGGGCGTGGCGTTACGAGGAGAATACGACGGTCCTGCACACGGACGTCTCGGTTTTGCCTCCATCGCCCAGGGCCTGGGCCTGCTGGAATTTTCGCCGGGAGGCCGAGGAGGAGTCGCGGGTTTTTGTCACCTACGCCATGAACCTTCTTCAGGGTCTGGCCGCACGGAAACAGTATATGGTGACCCTCAACCGGCCGAGCCCTCATGATGAGTCCCAGGTTCTGGCCAGCCTGGTCTATCATCATCCGGTCTACACCAGGGAATCCATGGCTACCCAGAGCTTGCTTTCGTCCCTGAACGGACGCCGGAACACCTATTTTTGCGGCAGCTATTTCGGTTTCGGATTCCACGAGGACGCGGTCCGCTCCAGTCACAATGCCGTGGAACAATTCAGGAGGAATGGATGA
- a CDS encoding DUF1295 domain-containing protein: MTVVMLGAAVALLLTMNAMFVIGTRAGDNSLIDIAYGPAFVLACLGAWLAGGAEMHFRPLLMLCLLCVWAVRLGLHIGLRHRGRGEDFRYRNFRQEWGETFVWRSFLQIYMLQGLVVFLVAMPVLLAIAWPGPGLVWTDILGTALFAVGFLFEAVGDWQLVRFKQGPDSKGRIMTTGLWRYTRHPNYFGEALLWWGFFFLGLGSEHGWYGLVSPVLIGFLLLKVSGIPMLEEKYRGQPEFEAYKNVTSAFFPWPPRTPEARPAGGDDTDLA, encoded by the coding sequence ATGACCGTCGTGATGCTTGGTGCGGCCGTGGCATTGCTTTTGACCATGAACGCCATGTTCGTCATCGGGACGCGCGCCGGCGACAACAGCCTCATCGACATTGCCTATGGCCCGGCCTTTGTGCTGGCCTGCCTCGGAGCCTGGCTTGCGGGTGGAGCAGAGATGCATTTCAGGCCGCTGCTGATGCTCTGTCTGCTGTGTGTCTGGGCCGTGCGGTTGGGGCTGCATATCGGCCTGCGACACCGGGGGCGCGGCGAGGACTTTCGCTACCGGAATTTCCGACAGGAGTGGGGAGAGACCTTTGTCTGGCGTAGTTTCCTGCAAATTTACATGCTGCAGGGACTGGTCGTGTTTCTGGTCGCCATGCCTGTTCTGCTGGCCATTGCCTGGCCCGGGCCCGGATTGGTCTGGACCGATATTCTGGGCACGGCACTCTTTGCAGTCGGTTTTCTGTTCGAGGCCGTAGGTGACTGGCAACTCGTCCGTTTCAAGCAGGGTCCGGACAGCAAGGGACGCATCATGACCACCGGGCTTTGGCGTTATACCCGGCATCCCAACTATTTTGGAGAAGCGTTGCTGTGGTGGGGTTTTTTCTTTCTTGGTCTTGGCTCCGAGCATGGCTGGTATGGCCTTGTAAGCCCCGTGCTCATCGGATTTTTGCTTTTAAAAGTCTCTGGCATCCCCATGCTTGAAGAGAAGTACAGGGGGCAGCCCGAGTTCGAAGCCTATAAAAATGTCACCAGCGCCTTTTTTCCCTGGCCCCCACGTACTCCAGAAGCCCGCCCCGCAGGCGGCGACGATACGGATCTTGCATGA
- a CDS encoding DUF2177 family protein, with translation MSLFFWIKLYLFTIPVFFAIDMVWLGFVARNFYKTNLHHLLSPEVNWPAAFAFYFIYIAGILIFAVRPGLEAQSLVRACLFGALFGFFTYATYDLTNLATLRDWPVAVVVVDIAWGTVLCTLVAAGSYLIGARLN, from the coding sequence ATGAGTCTTTTTTTTTGGATCAAGCTCTATCTGTTCACCATCCCTGTCTTCTTTGCCATTGACATGGTCTGGCTCGGGTTTGTGGCCAGAAATTTCTACAAAACCAACCTGCATCATCTCTTGAGCCCAGAGGTCAACTGGCCTGCGGCGTTCGCCTTCTATTTCATCTATATCGCTGGGATCCTTATTTTTGCAGTCCGCCCAGGTCTGGAAGCGCAGTCTCTGGTCCGGGCCTGCCTGTTTGGTGCTCTTTTCGGATTTTTCACATACGCGACCTATGACCTGACCAACCTTGCAACCTTGCGGGATTGGCCGGTGGCGGTCGTTGTCGTCGATATCGCGTGGGGCACGGTCCTGTGCACCCTGGTCGCTGCAGGCAGCTACCTCATAGGCGCGCGGCTGAACTGA